The following are encoded together in the Blastocatellia bacterium genome:
- a CDS encoding VWA domain-containing protein gives MGFNHQVNILQDFTSDHKKLGDKLNKIKDYGGSTRIYDALDRAITMLKKAPTIRDKKRLRPVIVVITDGFDSSSIIDKKELIARAKVSGTSIYSITIPSFSPLITQGKKDRLPTLLDIAGITTLTGGRDFLLIIIITIKF, from the coding sequence ATGGGTTTTAATCATCAAGTCAATATCTTACAAGATTTTACTAGTGACCATAAAAAACTTGGCGATAAGTTAAATAAAATCAAAGATTATGGCGGCTCAACTAGAATTTATGATGCTTTAGACCGAGCCATCACTATGCTAAAAAAAGCTCCTACTATTCGTGATAAAAAGCGTCTTCGTCCAGTTATTGTAGTAATAACAGATGGTTTTGATAGTTCAAGTATTATTGATAAAAAAGAGCTTATAGCCCGTGCAAAAGTTTCAGGCACAAGCATTTATAGCATTACCATTCCTTCGTTTTCTCCTCTAATTACTCAAGGGAAAAAAGACCGCCTGCCAACTTTATTAGATATTGCAGGCATAACTACTCTTACAGGTGGACGGGATTTTCTCTTGATAATAATAATTACAATAAAGTTTTGA